A genomic region of Devosia ginsengisoli contains the following coding sequences:
- the proB gene encoding glutamate 5-kinase — protein sequence MSANALAPYKRLTIKIGSALLVDSKGKLRAAWLADLAADIAALKAEKRDVVIVSSGAIALGRGLLGLSAVALTLEQSQAAASAGQIALSQAWAEALGRHGIVTGQILITPNITEERRYYLNARTTIATLLGLGAIPIINENDSVATAEIRYGDNDRLSARVATMIEADCLVLLSDVDGLYTAPPAKDPDAEHLPDIKVITPAIEAMAGGAASHLSRGGMTTKVEAGKIATQAGTAMIIAKGTESHPLKALTEGARHTLFHAAQSRAQARKRWIMGTLAVSGTLTVDAGAARALLTGKSLLPIGVTKVTGAFERGDTVAVLNPDGMEIARGLAGFDSEDARLVIGKRSDAVIELLGSGNRGAMVHRDNLVLVGTMEDSNERA from the coding sequence ATGAGCGCCAATGCCCTCGCGCCCTATAAGCGTCTGACCATCAAGATCGGCTCTGCCCTGCTCGTCGATAGCAAGGGCAAGCTGCGCGCCGCCTGGCTGGCTGACCTGGCCGCCGATATCGCCGCGCTCAAGGCCGAGAAGCGCGACGTGGTTATCGTTTCCTCGGGCGCCATCGCGCTGGGGCGAGGTCTGCTGGGTCTCTCCGCCGTGGCGCTGACGCTGGAACAGAGCCAGGCCGCCGCCAGCGCCGGGCAGATTGCCCTGAGCCAGGCCTGGGCCGAAGCACTGGGCCGGCACGGCATCGTCACCGGGCAGATTCTCATCACGCCCAACATTACCGAAGAGCGGCGCTATTATCTCAATGCGCGCACCACGATTGCGACATTGCTGGGCCTCGGCGCCATTCCCATTATCAACGAGAATGACAGCGTCGCCACCGCCGAAATCCGCTATGGCGACAATGACCGCCTGTCGGCCCGCGTCGCCACCATGATCGAGGCCGATTGCCTGGTGCTGCTCTCCGATGTCGATGGGCTCTATACGGCGCCTCCCGCCAAGGACCCAGATGCCGAACACCTGCCTGACATCAAGGTCATAACGCCAGCCATCGAGGCCATGGCGGGCGGCGCGGCCAGCCACCTGTCGCGCGGCGGCATGACCACCAAGGTCGAGGCCGGCAAGATCGCTACCCAGGCCGGCACCGCCATGATCATCGCCAAGGGCACCGAGAGCCATCCGCTCAAGGCCCTGACCGAAGGCGCCCGCCACACCCTGTTCCATGCCGCCCAGAGCCGGGCGCAGGCCCGCAAGCGCTGGATCATGGGCACGCTGGCGGTATCAGGCACGCTGACGGTCGATGCCGGCGCCGCGCGGGCCCTGCTGACCGGCAAGTCGCTGCTGCCCATCGGCGTAACGAAAGTCACCGGCGCCTTCGAGCGCGGCGATACCGTGGCCGTGCTCAATCCCGATGGCATGGAAATCGCCCGGGGCCTGGCCGGATTCGACAGCGAGGATGCGCGCCTGGTCATCGGCAAGCGCAGCGATGCGGTGATCGAACTGCTCGGCTCGGGCAATCGCGGCGCCATGGTGCATCGTGATAATCTGGTATTGGTGGGCACTATGGAGGACAGCAATGAGCGCGCTTGA
- a CDS encoding glutamate-5-semialdehyde dehydrogenase, translated as MSALEAEKPVTEVMAEIGRNARIGARALAIAISEQKRTALLTAAGAINAHRKKILAANAKDMEAAQTKGISKAFLDRLLLSDARIDGIIEAVKTIAELPDPVGTTIAEWDRPNGLHIERVRTPLGVIGVIFESRPNVTADAGALCIKSGNAVILRGGSDSFHSSHAIVECMLDGLHLAGLPVECVQLVPTTDRAAVGEMLKGLGGNIDVIVPRGGKTLVARVQDEARVPVFAHLEGLVHVYIDKSADLEKAVNVTLNAKMRRTGICGAAETLLVHQDVVGTHLNPILDALMAKGCEIRGDAVVNANSPLTLRATEEDWKTEYEDAIISVKVVDDVAAAIAHIEHYSSHHTEAIIAEDPVAVEKFFNEIDSAILLHNASTQFADGGEFGFGGEIGIATGKMHARGPVGVEQLTSFKYRVRGNGQTRP; from the coding sequence ATGAGCGCGCTTGAAGCTGAAAAGCCCGTCACCGAAGTCATGGCCGAAATCGGCCGCAACGCCCGCATTGGCGCCAGGGCTCTGGCCATCGCCATATCGGAGCAGAAGCGCACCGCCCTGTTGACCGCCGCCGGCGCCATCAATGCGCATCGCAAGAAAATCCTCGCGGCCAATGCCAAGGATATGGAAGCGGCGCAGACGAAGGGCATTTCCAAGGCCTTTCTCGACCGCCTGCTGCTATCAGATGCCCGCATCGACGGCATTATCGAGGCGGTGAAGACCATTGCCGAACTGCCCGACCCCGTCGGCACCACCATTGCCGAATGGGACCGGCCCAATGGCCTGCATATCGAGCGCGTGCGTACGCCGCTCGGCGTCATCGGCGTGATCTTTGAAAGCCGCCCCAATGTGACGGCCGATGCCGGCGCGCTCTGCATCAAGTCGGGCAATGCCGTGATCCTGCGCGGCGGCAGCGACAGCTTCCATTCGAGCCACGCCATCGTCGAATGCATGCTCGATGGCCTGCATCTGGCCGGCCTGCCGGTGGAATGTGTGCAACTGGTCCCCACCACGGACCGCGCCGCCGTGGGTGAAATGCTCAAGGGGCTGGGTGGCAATATCGACGTCATCGTGCCGCGCGGCGGCAAGACGCTGGTCGCTCGCGTGCAGGACGAAGCGCGCGTGCCGGTCTTCGCCCATCTCGAAGGGCTGGTGCATGTCTATATCGACAAGAGCGCCGATCTCGAAAAAGCCGTCAACGTCACCCTCAACGCCAAGATGCGCCGCACCGGCATTTGCGGCGCCGCCGAGACCCTGCTTGTGCACCAGGACGTGGTCGGCACCCACCTCAATCCCATCCTTGACGCGCTCATGGCCAAAGGCTGCGAAATTCGCGGCGATGCTGTGGTCAATGCTAACAGTCCGCTAACATTAAGGGCCACTGAGGAGGACTGGAAAACCGAATACGAGGACGCCATCATCTCAGTGAAAGTGGTCGACGATGTTGCGGCGGCCATCGCCCATATCGAGCATTATTCGAGCCATCACACCGAGGCGATCATCGCCGAAGACCCTGTCGCCGTTGAAAAATTCTTCAACGAGATCGACTCCGCCATCCTGCTGCACAACGCCTCGACCCAGTTCGCCGATGGCGGTGAATTCGGCTTTGGCGGCGAGATCGGCATCGCCACCGGCAAGATGCACGCCCGCGGCCCGGTTGGCGTCGAACAGCTCACCAGCTTCAAATACCGCGTCCGCGGCAATGGCCAGACGAGACCCTGA
- a CDS encoding nicotinate-nucleotide adenylyltransferase codes for MTLRHPIRIAGITELPPSGSGMRIGLFGGSFNPIHEGHRLVVEETLRRLELDALWVLVTPGNPLKNHNDLAPLADRVLAARQLLDHPKVRVTGFEAAHGFTYSWQTVLFLTKTMPDRRFVWIMGADNLVDFNRWERWREIAAMVPMAVYVRPGSSRLAPVSMAASYLARWRIDEDDAPRLAALPPPAWVYLHGRQSPLSSSAIRAGRQHVKPK; via the coding sequence TTGACCCTGCGCCATCCCATCCGCATTGCCGGGATTACCGAACTGCCTCCATCTGGCAGCGGCATGCGCATTGGCCTGTTCGGCGGCAGCTTCAACCCCATCCATGAGGGCCATCGCCTCGTCGTGGAGGAGACCTTGCGCCGGCTTGAACTCGATGCGCTCTGGGTGCTGGTGACACCGGGCAATCCCCTCAAGAACCACAATGATCTCGCGCCGCTGGCCGACCGGGTGCTGGCTGCAAGGCAATTGCTCGACCACCCGAAGGTCCGCGTCACCGGCTTCGAGGCCGCGCATGGCTTCACCTATTCCTGGCAGACGGTTCTCTTCCTGACCAAGACCATGCCCGACCGCCGTTTCGTCTGGATCATGGGCGCCGACAACCTGGTGGATTTCAACCGCTGGGAGCGCTGGCGGGAAATCGCGGCCATGGTGCCCATGGCGGTCTATGTCCGCCCCGGTTCCAGCCGGCTGGCACCGGTCTCGATGGCCGCCAGCTACCTGGCGCGCTGGCGCATCGATGAGGATGACGCCCCCCGCCTCGCCGCACTACCGCCGCCCGCCTGGGTCTACCTCCATGGCCGGCAATCGCCGCTCTCCTCGTCGGCCATACGGGCAGGCCGGCAACACGTTAAGCCAAAGTGA
- the rsfS gene encoding ribosome silencing factor: MAALPENTVTKSEAPVAAPERPMIDVILECLDDAKAEEIVAVDITGKSSLADHMVVASGRSQRHVGAVADQMITALRDAGYGKPRVEGLPHCDWVLVDAGDVIVHIFRPEVREFYNIEKMWQADFAADAH; the protein is encoded by the coding sequence ATGGCCGCGCTGCCCGAGAACACCGTCACCAAGTCCGAAGCGCCCGTCGCGGCCCCGGAACGCCCCATGATCGATGTGATCCTTGAATGCCTTGACGATGCCAAGGCCGAGGAGATCGTTGCCGTGGACATTACCGGCAAGTCCTCGCTGGCCGACCACATGGTCGTGGCCTCCGGCCGTTCGCAGCGCCACGTCGGCGCGGTGGCCGACCAGATGATCACTGCCCTGCGCGATGCCGGCTACGGCAAGCCGCGCGTGGAAGGCCTGCCGCATTGCGACTGGGTCCTGGTTGATGCCGGCGATGTCATCGTCCACATCTTCCGCCCCGAAGTGCGCGAATTCTACAATATCGAGAAGATGTGGCAGGCGGACTTCGCCGCCGACGCCCACTAG
- the rlmH gene encoding 23S rRNA (pseudouridine(1915)-N(3))-methyltransferase RlmH, translated as MRVTVAAVGRMKAGPERELVARYLDRAAGGGKPLALVGFDVIELNESRASSSASRKADEAKALRAALPDGIVVALDERGKSIASEPFANQLGRWRDDGRPAVSFVIGGADGLDPAFVQSADLVLSFSPMVWPHQLVRIMLAEQLYRATTILSGHPYHRGD; from the coding sequence ATGCGGGTAACCGTTGCGGCTGTCGGCCGGATGAAGGCCGGGCCGGAGCGGGAACTGGTTGCCCGCTATCTCGATCGGGCTGCCGGCGGCGGCAAGCCGCTGGCGCTTGTTGGTTTCGACGTCATCGAACTCAATGAATCCCGCGCCTCCTCCTCGGCCAGCCGCAAGGCTGACGAGGCCAAGGCCCTGCGCGCCGCCCTGCCCGATGGCATCGTGGTCGCGCTGGACGAACGCGGCAAATCCATCGCCTCGGAACCCTTCGCCAACCAGCTCGGTCGCTGGCGCGACGACGGCCGCCCGGCGGTGAGTTTCGTCATCGGCGGCGCCGACGGGCTGGATCCTGCCTTCGTGCAATCGGCCGACCTGGTGCTGAGCTTTTCGCCCATGGTCTGGCCACACCAACTGGTCCGCATCATGCTGGCCGAACAGCTTTATCGCGCCACCACCATCCTCAGCGGTCACCCCTATCATCGTGGCGATTGA